Sequence from the Streptomyces sp. NBC_00358 genome:
GGGAGAGCGTGGCGACGGCCTCGGCATGGACACCGGGCGCAGCGGCCAGGAAGCTCTCGCTCTGCGGGGTCCAGGGGCGGCCCTCGGCGTCGGAGATCTCCCCGCCGGCCTCGGTGACGAGCAGCGCCCCCGGCAGCAGGTCCGCGCGGGCGCCGGAGTACTGCCAGAAGGCGTCGATCCGGCCGGCGGCCACGTTCAGCAGGTGCAGGGTCGCGGGTACGGCGGCGCGGACGACGAGCGCGTCGAAGAGCATCGCGGTGATCGAGGAGCCGACGCGCCGTACGACCTTCTCGTCCTCGTCCGGCCGGGCCTGGCTTGTGGCCACGATGCCCAGAGCGAGGTCCGCGGTCCGGGAGACCTGCAGTGGCCGGCCGTCGAGGTGGGCGCCCGCGCCTGCGAGCGCGGTGTAGGTCTCGCCGGTCAGCGGCAGGTGGACCACGGTGAGCACCGGCTGGTTCTCACGCACGAGGGTGGCGGTCACCGCCCACTCCGGAAGGGCGTGCAGGTGGTTGACGTTTCCTTCTGCCGGATCCACGACCCACCACTCGCCGGGCGGCAGCGCCCCGCCGTCCAGCTCGTCCTCCACCCAGCCGGCGTTCGGGCGCAGGCGCGTGAGGCCGGGGCGCAGGATGGCGAGGGCCGTGTCGTCGTTGGCGGCGAGGGCGCGCATCAGCTCTTCGCGGGTCTCGTAGCGGACCACCTCGCCGAAGCGCTCGCGCAGCGCGGATCCGGCAGCGCGCACGACGATGGCGGTCTGGCTGAGCAGGTCGGCGTCGGGGGCGGCGACGTCGGTGGTCTGAAGCGTTTCGGACATGGCGGTACTCCCGTGTGAGGAGGGGTGATGAGGCTGGTCGGGCCAGGCGGTGCGTTCCGTCTTGCGCTCTCACCTCGAAGGTATAGAGCCCCTTCATTAACTTCAAATGCATGTCAAGCACGGCTAGGATTACTCGCATGCAATTGGATTTGAACCTGCTCACCGCCCTCGACGCGCTGCTGGAGGAGGGGAGTGTGACCGGGGCGGCCGCACGCCTGCACGTCACCGCCCCCGCGATGAGCCGGAGTCTGGGCCGAATCCGGCACGTGACCGGGGATCAGATCCTGGTGCGCACGGGGCGCACGATGACCCCGACGCCGTATGCGATCGCCGTCCGGGAACAGGTGCACGAGCTGCTGCACCAGGTCCACGGTGTACTGGCACCGAGCCGTGAACTCGACCTGGCAACGTTGGAGCGCACTTTCACCCTCCGCTGGCACGACTCCCTGGTCGCCATGAGTGGCCCCGCCCTGCTCACGGCCGTTCGCGGACAGGCTCCAGGCGTGCGCTTGCGCTTCGTCGCGGAATCGGGCACCGACACCCCCGAGTTGCGGCGCGGCGAGGTCGACCTGGAGGCGAACGCCAACCGCCCCGGCGCACCGGACATCCGTGCCGAGAACGTGGGCGAGACCCGCCTCGTCATCGTCGTGAGGCGGGGGCACCCACTCACCCGCGTCAGGACCCTCACGGCAAAGCAATACGCCGCCGCCGAGCACGTCACCGTCTCACGACGTGGCAACCTCAGTAATGCCCTCGACGACGCCCTCACGCGGCTCGGCCTCACCCGCCGTGTGGTGGCGACCGCGCCCACGGAAGCGACCGCCTTCGAGTTCGCGCGTGGCTCCGATCTCCTGATCAGCGTCCCAGAAGCCACCACGCGCTCCACAGTCGCCGACCTCGGCCTGGTCGTCCTCCCCCTCCCCCTCGAACTGCCGTCGGCACCGGTATACCTGTCATGGCATCAGCGTTACGACACCGACCGCGCCCACGCCTGGCTGCGCGGCCTGGCGCGAACCGCGCTGGCCGTGTGCGAGGCGCCGTAGTCGGCGTCGTCAGGCCGCTTCACCCATGCGTCCACGCGACCACCTTGATCTCGCACGGCCGGCCGCCGCGCGGGACCCCGCAGTGGTTCACCAGGCTCCGGTGGGGGGCGTACCCGACCACCTGAAGGCGGTCGCGAAGGCCCGAGTTCGCCGAGGATGCCCGCGATGAGGAGACGGTGGCGGTCTTCGAAAGATGGTGGTCGACCGGCTGATCGCGCGCTGGGAGGCCCACCTGCTAGAGAAGACGCTGTGGCGGACGCTCTACGAGACGGGATCTCGCCGGGCGCCGGACCCCGGTGAACGTCAAGGGCAGCCGGGCGCGCGAGGGCTTCGTGCCGGAGACCGTCTACGGCCTCTGGTGAGCTCGCGTGTTCAGGTGTCGGGTATTCGTGGCCGAGCCCAGACGGAGCTCGCGCTGAGTGATCTGCGCGAGCTCGGCGGTGCCCCGCAGTCTGCTGGTCGGCGGTTGGCGGTTGGCGGTTGGCGGTTGGCGGTTGGCGGTTGGCGGTTGGCGGTTGGCGGTTGGCGGTTGGCGGTTGGCGGTTGGCGGTTGCCATGATGGGCGGCTGTAAGTTCTCAGGTGTTTCTGGAGGTGCGGCCGTGGCGTTCGAGACCGAAGCCGATTTCGGACTCGCCGAACGCGATGAGTGGTCTTATGCGCCGGCAGTCGGCGTCGGACCGCTCCGGTTCGGCATGACCGTCGACGAAGTGGTCGAGGCGGCTGAGATCCTCGGCCGGACGGAGGTCAGCGATTGTGTACGGGACTACGCGATCTTCTCGCCGACTTGGAAGATCGAAGTACACCGTCACGGGGTGGCTTCTCAGCCTGCTGTCACGGCCTATGTGAGTCAAGGCGTGGGGCTGTTCTGCGTCGCCGCCGACGCTGGGCAGGGCCCCCAGGTCGCGTTCGACGGACTCCCGCTGGTCGGGCGAGACCTGTCGGAGCTGGAAAGCGATGCAATCGCGTATGCCGAGGCGATGGGCGTGCACCTTCGCTACACGCCCGAGGGCTACGCAGGACCGGATGACCCCGGGGTCCTCATGCGCGGGCAACTCGTCGGGCGGGTTCTCCGCTCGCGTCCGCTGTTCATGGTGACGCGTGACGGCGCGAATACGGAATGGGACTCGGTGCCCTCCGACGAGTACCACGTCAAGGGCAAGCCCATGGCCTGAGGTGGTGTGACGGACAGTGATGCTCGGGACTCCCCCGCCGCTGTTTGACCTCGCATTGTGACTGCGGGTTTCCGCCTACTCCAGATGGAGAGCTGCCAAGCGGGGCAGTCGGCGAGTCATTTCGTTGTGGTCATCGAAAGCGAAGTTCCAGGTGGGGTCGAGCTCCGGGTAGCGGATGGTGGGTGGGCTCGCGGGAAGCTGATCACCAGTCGCCGAGATGTGTGCGTTCCAGGCGATGCCCAGCATGTCCTCACCCTCCAGGTCGACGCCGTCGGCCGCGCAGGCTTGAACGATGGGCAGTTCTGCCAGGGCATCGGGGTCGGCGACTGCGAGCTCGAAGACTTCACGGCCCTGAGCGATCAGCCAGCCGCGGAAGTAGTCGAAGCCGTCGTCAGAGCACCCACCGTTGGCGATGTAGGCAGCGGCCCACAGAGGATTGGTGTAGGAATCAACCATCAGGTCCCACAACACTTGCTCAGCGGCGACGATCTCCTCGACCGGCCGGGAGGCCAGTAGCGAGGTCGCATTGCGCGCGACCGCTTCGCCGTCGTTCGGGTCGGTCGCCTGGTTGCGGGCTGCCTCAATGAGCTGCCAGAACTGCTTTTTGTTCATGGAGGCAGAGCCTGTCACCTGGCACTGACATCGCCGGTTGCGGGCGCTTGGCCCGTAAGAGCAGCCACGTCGCTCCTGTCAGCGTGTGTGATCGCCGGGGGCGATCGGCTCCAGGTTCACCGACTTCGGTGACCAGGCGGCTGGCAGTCTTGTCGTGGTGGCCCAGCGCCCTTCGCGATGATGGGTGCCGGGGCTTCGAGGACAAGCTGGCGGATCGCGGAGGTGCTGCCGCGCTGCGGCGGAACGCCGAACTTTCGTGTGCAGCAGTTGGTGCCCGACAGCGCAACCACACGGTCCAGACCCGGGCTCTGCACGCCGACCTGCGATGGCGCAACAAGAACGCCCGTCACCCCGACGTCCTCGCCGCCCAGCGGAAGGAGCGTGCTCGCATCCGCAGGGGGAAGGGCATCCGTCGGGGCGGACGATCGCTCGCCGCGTGATCAGTCGCTGACGTTCAAGGTCGCGTACTCCCGCACGCCGAGCCCGGCCAGCACGGAACGAACCCGTTCCAGTGCCACCCCGCGATCGAGGCTTCCCTCGATCTCCAGGTCGAGATGACAACGTCCCGCCCCGCTGCCCGCGCCCGTGATCTCCCCGTCGGGACCGAACACGGTGTCCAACGCTTCCTCGACCTCATCTCGGTCGATGGGCAGACCGGCGAAGACGATCTCAACGAACATCGCGTTCCTCCTCTCCGGCCCGGCGAACCATACCGGTCACGGCACCAGACAGGGGCTCCCCGATGAGGACGGCCCCACCAACAGGCCGCTCCCGCAAGCGGCTTCGCGCACCTCGCGGGCCGCGCCCGGACACCATAGGGGCAGGCCCCTGGCCCGGTGCACTCCCCCGCTGCGCGGTGACGTGGCGGCGCCCCAGGCGTCACTGGTTTCTCCCTTGCCTCCATCCGCTCACCCTATTTATAGTCATGGCGACCATTAAGGAGTCGTCCATGAACTGGAACCTCAGCTGGACCGAAGCGCTCGGCTTCGCCACCGGCGCCGTCTGCGTCTGGCTGGTGGCCCGTCAGCACATCGCCAACTGGCCCGTCGGCATCGCCAACAACGTCTTCTTCATCGTGCTCTTCCTGCAGGCCGGCCTGTACGCCGACGCCGGCCTCCAGGTCGTCTTCATCGCGCTGGCCGTCTTCGGCTGGTGGACCTGGGCCCGCGACCGCGGAACCGCGACCGCCGGCGCCCTGCCGGTGCGCCGCACCACGGGTGCCGAATGGGCCTGGCTCGCCGCCGCCGGAGTGCTGGGCACCGGCGCCCTCACCCTGCTGCTGGACCGGGCCACCGACTCCACCGTCCCCTTCTGGGACGCGCTCACCACCGCCCTCTCCCTGACGGCCACCTACGGCCAGTGCCGCAAGCTGCTGGAGTCCTGGTGGCTGTGGATCGCCGCCGACCTGGTCTACATCCCGCTGTACGCCTACAAGGGCCTGTACTTGACCTCGCTTCTGTACGTCGGCTTCCTCGCCCTGTGCGTGGCCGGCCTCCTCGGCTGGCGGCGCAGCCTCGCGGGCGTCGCCCCCCGCCCCGCCACGGCGGTGACCGCATGAGCGCCGCCACCCGCCCGTACGAGCACGGCCTGGTGCTCGGCAAGTTCTATCCGCCGCACGCCGGCCACCACCACCTCGTCCGCACCGCCCTCGCGCAGTGCGACCGGCTGACCGTCCTGGTCTGCGCCGCCTCCGTGGAGTCGGTACCGCTCGCAGACCGGGTGGCGTGGATGCGCGAGGCCCACCCGGAGGCCGAGATCGTCGGCGCCGTCGACGACCACGCCGTCGACCTGCACGACCCCGCGGTGTGGGACGCCCATATGGCCGTCTTCCGCTCCGCTGTTCCGAAGCCGGTCGACGCCGTGTTCACCTCCGAGTCGTACGGCGCCGAGCTGGCCCGCCGGTTCGACGCGGCCGAGGTCAGCGTGGACCTGGACCGCACCACGTACCCGGTCTCCGGCACGGCCGTACGCAAGGACCCGGTGGGCTGCTGGCCGTTCCTCGGTCCGGGCGTGCGCGGCGCCCTCGCCCGGCGCGTGGCCGTCCTCGGCGCCGAGTCCACCGGCACCACCACCCTCTCCCGAGCTCTCGCCGACCACTACCGCGCGCGCGGCGGCGTCTGGACGGACACCGGCTGGGTGGCCGAGTACGGTCGCGCCTACAGCGAGGAGAAGCTCGCCACTCTTCGGGCGGCCGACCCCGAAGCCGACTGGGCGGACGTGGAGTTCACCTCTGAGGAGTTCCCCGTCATCGCGCGCCGCCAGGACGATGACGAACAGCGGGCGGCCCGCGGCGGTTCCCCCGTGCTCTTCTGCGACACCGACTCCTTCGCCACCGCGATCTGGCACGAGCGCTACCTCAACGCGCCCAGCCCCGAGGTGATGGCCGTCGCCGCCCGCACCCCGCGCCACCTGTACCTGCTCACCGACCATGAGGGCGTGCCCTTCGAGGACGACGGCCTGCGCGACGAGCCGCACCTGCGCCCGTGGATGACCGGCCGGTTCCGGGAGGAACTGGAGCGCACCGGCCGCCGGTTCCTGCTGGTCACCGGCAGTCCCGAGGAGCGGTTGCGCACCGCTGTGGCGGCGGTGGACGGCCTGCTCGCCGAGGGCTGGCACTTCGCAGACCCGCTCCCGGAGCACCGGTGACGGCCGCCCCGTACGACCCGTCCGCGTACGAGCCCTTCTCGGTGACCGTCGACCTCGCCGTGCTCACCGTGCGCGCCGCCGTCCTGCACGTACTGCTGATCCGGCGCGGCCAGGATCCGTACGCGGGGTCCTGGGCTCTGCCCGGCGGCTTCCTGCTTCCCCGCGAGTCGGCCGAGGAGGCCGCCCGCCGCGAACTCGCCGAGGAGACCGGCCTGGCGCCGTCCCTGGTCGACGGCCTCCATCTGGAGCAGGTACGCACCTACAGCGACCCGGACCGCGACCCGCGGATGCGGGTGGTCTCCGTGGCCTTCGCCGCGCTGGTCCCCGATCTGCCCGAACCCGCGGCCGGCGGCGACGCCGCCCAGGCCCGCTGGGTGCCGCTCGCCGAGGCCGAGGCCGCCGCCCTCGCCTTCGACCACGACCGTATCCTCGCCGATGCCAGCGATCAGGTCCGATCCCGGCTGGAGTACACCTGCCTGGCCACCGCCTTCTGCCCGCCCGAGTTCACCCTCGGCGAGTTGCGGGCCGTCTACGAGACCGTCTGGGACACCGGCCTCGACCGCCCCAACTTCCGACGCAAGGTGCTCGCCACCCCCGGCTTCGTGGAGGCCGTCCCCGGCGGCGCCCGCCTGACCGGCGGCCGCGGCAAACCCGCCGCCCTCTACCGCGCCGGTACGGCCACCGCCCTGCACCCGCCCCTGCTGCGACCGGAAGGCCCCCGATAACACCCGCGTACACCGGCCGACGCCCCGCCGAGAACCACTCGGACTCGAAGTTCAAGATCGGGCCACCAGTACGAAGGGGGCGGCTGATGCACGGCCGAGGATGGAAGTTGGCCCTGATCGCGGCCGCGGCGGTGCTGTCGGTCTCCGCGTGCGTGGGCTGGGGCGGCTACCCGCCGGCGAAGAACGTCCACGAATCTCAACTCATAGGCACCTGGCGCGCCCGAGATTGCGGCACCACAGTGGTCTTGCACCCAGAGGGAGCGGCATCCGCCACCGGCATCCCTACCGAGATGGAACTCGACTCCAAGGTCACGCACAGGGTCAACGGGGACGGCACCTGGAGGATCGACGAGGTCGGCGGTGAGCAGCAACTCGACGTAGCCATGGGGTACGTGGCTTTGTTCATGTTCAGCAGCAGCGTTTGTCTGCCGGTTTGGGCGTCAGTTGGTGATCACTGGGTCTCGGAATGTTCACGAGAGATAGCGTCAGCGCATGGACCAGCGCGGCCTGGACCGCTGGCTCGGGTGTCAGGGGGACATGTTGGCGCCCCGGAAAGACGTTCGCCGCCTGCCGTCTAACCTCTCCTCTTGAGGGGTGGGATTATGGAAAAGTCGATCTTGGTTGAGTCCATCAGGTACTCCGCCGTGTGCCAGGGGTGCGGTGCCGAGGCGGAGTGGTGCGGTGTTCAGGCGCTGGTGGGTGAGGCCCTGCGGTGGGATGTTGAGTCGACGTGTCCAGCCTGCGGGTTTGCCCTGGCTGTGTGTGACGGTGACCTGCCGGAGGAATTGCGTGGCCGACTGCTCTCCGAGCACGGGCGGGCAAGGCTGCGGGTAGCCCCGCCGACGAGGAACGCCGCCATCATGCGGGTGCTGCGGGCCGAACTCGGCATCGGCCTGGACGGCGTCCGGGCCGTGCTGGAGCAGGTCTTGACCGGGCAGTACTCAGGGACCCTGCCCGAGATGGAGCTCCTGGCGCGGAAGCTGCGGGCATCAGGCATCGAGGCGGCCGCTTCGCGGACGGTGGATTGAGTGAGCCTGCCGGGCGGAACGACTGGGTTCGGCGAGGCCGGCCCGCCGCCCGGAGGGCGGCGGGCCGTCGAGGTAGGCAGTGGCAGGGATCAGCCGGCCTTGGCTGCCTCCTCGGCGCGGGCTCGGGTGCTGGCGAGGCGGTAGGAGTCGGTGCCGGTCTCGATGATGGTGCCGTTGAAGGTGAGACGGTCGACGATGGCCGCGCAGAGGCGGGGGTCGGTGAACGTCTTGGTCCAGCCATCTGGGGCTGGCACTTGTTCCCTCACAAGAGTTGCTGCTGCCACCTGGCCGTATCCGCCTCCTGCGGTCCTCGTTGGTTCTCGTGGCAGTGCCCCGGTTTTCGAGGTGCTGCCTGAACAGTTCAGGTGCGAGGAAGGTGTGCCGGTGGCCGAGGCGAGACTGCAGGTCATCACGGGCGGGGCTGTCCCGCAGGAACCGCTGGTCACCGACCCATGGCAGTTCCAGATCGCATGCGTCGACGCGTTCGTGGCCTCTTGGCGGGCCCGCGGGTTCAGCCCGGTGACCATTGACAACGACATCGGACTGTTGGAGCGGACGCTGAAGGCTCTGGGGCGGCCCGCGTGGGAGGTGACGCCGGAGGACATCGACCGCGTGGTCGGTGATCTGGCCCTCCAGGGCCGCAAGACCTCGACCCGGCGCGAGTATGTGCAGATCTTCAAGGGCTTTCACCGGTTCCTGCAGGCCCGCAAGGCGGTCGAGATCGAGGCCGCGTTCGGCGTCCGGCTGGTCTGCCCGGTCGACGAGTTCAACGCTTCGCGGCATGTAGGCGACGACTCTCCGGCCCTGCTGCCGCCGCCGACGCCGGAACGAGTTGGTGAGTTCTTCGACTTCATGAAGCAGCGGATCGCGACCGCGCGAAAGTACGGACCCGCGGCCCGGGACTATGCGATGTTCCGGACGCTGTATCACGCCGGACTCCGCTCGGAGGAGGCATCGCTGCTGGAGAAGCCGGACCTCCACTTCTCCCGCGGCCCGTTCGGCAAGCTCCACGTCCGCTTCGGCAAAGGTGCCCACACCTCCGGACCGCGACCACGCTGGGTGCCTATGCTCGATGGCCTCGACCTGGTGCTGCGGTGGTTCCTGGAAGACGTACGGCCCAAGTTCCCCGACTCGCCCGTACTGTTCGCCGACGAGTCCGGCGGCAACCTCCACCGCGGAACCATCCGCAACCGGCTGCGGTATCTCATGGAACTCGAAGGACGACCATCGGCTGACCGGTTCAGTCCTCATGCCCTGCGGCGGGCATGCGCGACCCACAACTACGAACGCGGCGTCGACCTCGTGGCGATCCAGCAGTTGCTGGGGCACTGGACAGTCAGTTCGACCATGCGATACGTCCGGCCCTCCGCGATGTTCATCGAGGACGCCTATCAACGGGCAGTGGCCAGCACCCTGGCCGAGCTGAGCGGGAAGGACACCATCGCATGAAGATCCAATGGCGGCTGCGGATGGCCGCCGCCCAGCGCGAGGTGTGGACCGGAACCGAGCTGCGGCGGCTACTGGCCGAGAAAGCCGGCCTGGAGCTGTCCTCCGCATCGGTCTCCGCACTGTTCACCAAGGAGCCCTCGCAGGTGAAGATGACCACCCTGGCAGCCTTGTGCACCGCACTGGAGTGCACCCCCAACGACCTCATCGAGGTCGACACCACCCCCGTCCAGCGGCCGATCGCCCCGCCCCGGCCCGTGGCTGACCTCCCGAAGGCCGCGTCCTCCCGGGGCCGGTCGATGCCGCCCCTGTGACGGGCGGCCGCGATGGGCAAGAAGCAACGCGACTGCATCAGCTGCGGTGCCCCAGTCGGCTATCTCGACCGACCACACTGCTGCCGGTGCTGGCGCCAGATCAAGGAACAGGCCGCGAAAGCGAGCTGTCCTTCCTGCGGCCGCGAGCGCGTACTCCAGGAGGACACCGGCCGATGTGTGCTCTGTTCACGGGTCTGCGAACAGTGTGGCCGCCCGGTCCGGTCCGCGCAGAACCGTCTATGCCGCGACTGCCGGAACAAGGCCCGGCGGCTGGCGGCCCAGCAGCCGTGTCCCCGCTGCGGCAAGCTGGGCTATCTGCGCGAGGAAACCGGCTGGTGCGGTCCCTGTTCTCATCCAGGATCGTCGAAGCAGCCGCCGCGGGCCTGCCGTGGATGCGGGCAGTTGCGGCGCCATGAAGGACTGGGCCTGTGCTCGGCCTGCTGGCAAAAACACCCCGGCCGTCCATTCCTCCGAGGCGAACACCTCCACGATCGGCTGACCGATCCGCCGGAGTGGCTGGCCGCTTTCGTCGCCCACGTCGCGGCCCGCCACTGCGTCTCCAGGGCCTGCGGCTTCATCACCGACCTGGGCCGTCTCCTGGAGGACGAGCACTCCAACTCACCCCGGGCCCTGCTGGAGCGTTCCCGCAGGCCCGGACGGTCGATGGGCTCCTTCGCCCGCTCGCTCGAGGACTTCTTCACCCTCCGCGGCCTGGCCCTGCCCACCGACCAGGCCGAACGGCTCGCCGCCGGTCGGCGACAGCGCCGTCTCGATGCGGTTCCCGAGCCGCTGCAGCAGTCTGTCGTTGCCTTCGACGCCTCTCGGATGCGAGCCCAGGACCGGGCCCGCCGGGCCGGCACCCGGCCTCGCAGCGATCACACCCTGGAGACCGCCCTGGCCACCATGCGTGACCTCGCGCTCTTCCTCGTGACCCACCGTGGGAAGGACGACTGGGCCCTGGTGGACGTGCACGACATCGAAGCCTTCCTGGCCACCTTGCCCAAGGCCCGCAAGCGCCGGCTGATCGTGCTGCGGCAGTTCTTCCGCTTCGCTCGCGCCCAGCACATCGTGCTGATCGATCCGACCCGGACCCTGACCGCGAAGGAGCCGAACAACTTCCGCGGTAGGACGCTCACCCTGGACGAACGGCGCAAGCTCTTCCGCCGCTGGACCACTGACGAGCGCGTGCACCCGCACGAGGCCCTGGTGGGCACCCTTGCCCTGCTGCACGGAGCCTCCAGCTTGGAGGTCCGGCTGCTGCAGATTGCCGACGTGGATCACCAGGCCCAAGCGGTCCGCCTCGGCAAGCGGCCTCATCGCATTCCACTGGATCCGGCCTCCTGGATGACACTTCAGCGGTGCCTGGCCCATCGCGATGGCTGGCGGACCGACAACCCTCACGTGATGGTCACCAAAGGAACGAAGGCCGGGCGGAGCCCGGCCTCAACTGCCTACCTTTCCCACGTCCTTGACGACTGCGGGTTCCCGCCCCGCATGATCCGCAGCACCCGTCTCGTCGACCTTGTGACCACCATGGATCCCAAGCTCGTCGCCGCCGCGTTCGGCATGGACCCGCAGGCCACAATGATCTATCTCGGCGACCACGTCGAGGAGGGGCGCCTTCCTGCCTCGGAGACCAGCAGGAAATGACGAGAGACCGTCCCGGAGGCCGGACAGAATGCGGGCATGACCGTCTTCTCCTGCATGAACTGTCGGCAGCAAATCAGCCCTGACCTCCGGGAAGTACCGATGCCCCCGCCTGTCACGGAGGATGCCCCGGGACACAGGTTCTTGCCATCGCTGATGCCGCGCGGGTCGTATGCAGTCAGCCCTCACAACGGCGTGTTCGTCCTCAACCCAGACGATGTCTCGGGAGTAGCCAGACACCCTGACCGTGGGCGCCTCAATGGATGCTGCGGACTCGACGGCCTGGATGGCCCCAACCTCGTCTGCGATGCCTGCGGAGCCGAGGTCGGCACCCAGCAATCGGACTGCTGGTCTCAACAGCTGATCGCGCTGATACCCGACGCGGTGACCGCAACCGTCTCTCCATCCGCCTGAACCCGTGAAGTTTCGGCAGCACCTGGCACGGGTTCGCCGGAACATGTGCGCTTTGCCGAACGACTCGTTGGAGGCGATGGCGACGCTGTTCTTCTCCTCGCGTTCGGTCAGGACCTGGAAGAGGAGTTCGGCGCCGCGCCGGTCGAGTTCCATGTAGCCGAGTTCGTCGATGCAGAGCAGGTCGACACGTCCGTATCGGGCGATCGTCTTGGAGAGCTGCTTCTCGTCGGCGGCCTCGACGAGCTCGTTGACCAACTTTGTGGCCAGCACGTACTTGACCCGGTAGCCAGCCATCGCCGCCTCGGTTCCCAGCGCGATCAGCATGTGGGACTTGCCGGTTCCGGAGTCGCCGATCAGGCAGAGCGGCTGGCTCTTCTTGATCCATTCACAGCTGGCGAGCGTGTGGATGGTCGCCGCGTCGAGGTTCGGGTTCGCGTCGAAATCGAAGGTCCGCAACGACTTGTCCCGAGGGAAGCCGGCCGCCTTGATCCGTCGTTCTGACCGGCGCCGGGACCGGTCGTCGCACTCGGCCATCAGCAGCTCGGCGAGGAACCCGCGGTAGGTCATCTGATCCTTCAGCGCCCGGTCGGCGATGTCGGAGAACTCGTTCCTGATCGAGGGAAGCCGCAACAGGCGGCAGGCGGTGTCGATGGCCGTGTTGGCGGCCTGCTCGGTCAAGCCTCGCTGGCGGGGCAGGGTCACTGTGCTTCTCCCTCGCGGTGTTCACCGCCGCTGGCGCGACGGCGTCGGAGCAGTTGGTCGTAGTGGGTCACCGAGGGCAGCGGCCTGGTGTCCGGGGGAAGATGCGCGAGCCGCCACTCGTGCAGAAACGTCACGGTGGCCGCGCCCGGGGTTCCGGCCGGTTCGTCCTCGGCCTGGGCGATCTTGCGGGCTTCCAGCGCGACCGCGTCCGCGGTCAGGGCTCCTGCCCGCAGGGCCATCGCGAGTCCGGCGACCAGATGCTCGTGCGGCAGGTGGCGGGCCAGCAGCAGCACCTCGATCAGCGCCCTCGTCCCGGCCGTGTCTCCGTGGGCCTTGACCGCCGCGGCCCACCAGGCGTCATGGACCGGGGTGAACTTGCCTGCCGAGCGGGCCTGTTCGAGCGCGGTGGCGCCGGGGAAGGCACCCGGCTTGCGGATCAGGGCCTCCAGGTAGTGGTCCAGATCCAGGCGGCAGCCGCCCTTCGCGATCAGCCGCTCGTGCCGGGCCACTTCCACGTTCCGGTCGTAAACCATCAGGTGAGAGGCGTGCAGCACGACCCTGACCCGCTTGCCGATCAGCCGGACCGGCACCGAGTACCGGTTCGTGCGGACCGCGATCTGGCTGTAGCGGTCGACCCTGGGAGTGAAGAGCCGGCCCGTTTCGAACGGTTCCTCGGGCAGCGGCATCAGCAGTGGCCGCTCGACCTCGAAGTACTCGTCGATCGTCCGCGGCCGCGAACCGATCCGGCGCCGCCCGTCGTG
This genomic interval carries:
- a CDS encoding tyrosine-type recombinase/integrase encodes the protein MRRHEGLGLCSACWQKHPGRPFLRGEHLHDRLTDPPEWLAAFVAHVAARHCVSRACGFITDLGRLLEDEHSNSPRALLERSRRPGRSMGSFARSLEDFFTLRGLALPTDQAERLAAGRRQRRLDAVPEPLQQSVVAFDASRMRAQDRARRAGTRPRSDHTLETALATMRDLALFLVTHRGKDDWALVDVHDIEAFLATLPKARKRRLIVLRQFFRFARAQHIVLIDPTRTLTAKEPNNFRGRTLTLDERRKLFRRWTTDERVHPHEALVGTLALLHGASSLEVRLLQIADVDHQAQAVRLGKRPHRIPLDPASWMTLQRCLAHRDGWRTDNPHVMVTKGTKAGRSPASTAYLSHVLDDCGFPPRMIRSTRLVDLVTTMDPKLVAAAFGMDPQATMIYLGDHVEEGRLPASETSRK